A genomic segment from Ochotona princeps isolate mOchPri1 chromosome 11, mOchPri1.hap1, whole genome shotgun sequence encodes:
- the ADD1 gene encoding alpha-adducin isoform X9, with protein sequence MNGDTRAAVVTSPPPTTAPHKERYFDRVDENSPEYLRERNMAPDLRQDFNMMEQKKRVSMILQSPAFCEELESMIQEQFKKGKNPTGLLALQQIADFMTTNVPNVYPAAPQGGMAALNMSLGMVTPVNDLRGSDSIAYDKGEKLLRCKLAAFYRLADLFGWSQLIYNHITTRVSSEQEHFLIVPFGLLYSEVTASSLVKVNLQGDIVDRGSTNLGVNQAGFTLHSAIYAARPDVRCIVHTHTPAGAAVSAMKCGLLPISPEALSLGEVAYHDYHGILVDEEEKVLIQKNLGPKSKVLILRNHGLVSVGESVEEAFYYIHNLVVACEIQVRTLASTGGPDNLVLLDPGKYKAKSRSPGSPAGEGPALSPQWQMGEQEFEALMRMLDNLGYRTGYPYRYPALREKSKKHSDEEGPASAPGHSFASDGDSGTCSPLRHSFQKQQREKTKWLSSGRADGASEEGQSRSSPKSKTKWTKEDGHRTSTSAVPNLFVPLNTNPKEVQEMRNKIREQNLQDIKTAGPQSQVLCGVLMDRSLVQGELVTASKAIIEKEYQPHVIVSTTGPNPFNALTDRELEEYRKEVERKQKGCSGDNLEETREPEETCPPDQAVPPHTPPSTPVKLEEGGGRAREYLLP encoded by the exons ATGAATGGTGATACCCGGGCCGCGGTGGTGACCTCGCCACCCCCGACCACGGCCCCTCACAAGGAGAGGTACTTCGACAGAGTGGATGAGAACAGTCCAGAATACCTGCGGGAGAGGAACATGGCGCCCGACCTCCGCCAGGACTTCAACATGATGGAGCAGAAGAAGAGAGTGTCCATGATCCTGCAGAGCCCT GCGTTCTGTGAAGAACTGGAGTCCATGATACAAGAGCAGTTTAAGAAGGGGAAGAATCCTACGGGCCTGCTGGCTTTACAGCAAATCGCAGACTTCATGACCACGAACGTCCCCAACGTGTACCCAGCGGCGCCGCAAGGAGGGATGGCCGCCTTAAACATGA GTCTTGGTATGGTGACCCCGGTGAATGACCTCAGAGGCTCGGATTCGATCGCATACGACAAAGGGGAGAAGCTGCTTCGCTGCAAGCTGGCCGCCTTCTACCGCCTGGCCGACCTCTTTGGGTGGTCCCAGCTCATCTACAACCACATCACC ACGAGAGTGAGCTCTGAGCAGGAACACTTCCTCATCGTGCCTTTTGGACTCCTTTACAGTGAGGTGACGGCGTCCAGCTTG gtCAAGGTCAATCTCCAAGGTGACATTGTGGACCGTGGAAGCACTAACCTAGGCGTGAACCAGGCCGGGTTCACACTGCACTCGGCGATTTACGCTGCACGGCCAGACGTGAGGTGCATTGTGCACACCCACACGCCCGCGGGCGCCGCG GTGTCTGCCATGAAGTGCGGCCTCTTGCCCATCTCCCCGGAGGCACTTTCCCTTGGCGAAGTGGCTTACCATGACTACCACGGCATCCTGGTGGATGAGGAGGAGAAGGTCTTGATTCAGAAGAACCTGGGGCCTAAGAGCAAG GTTCTCATTCTCCGCAACCATGGGCTCGTGTCTGTGGGAGAGAGCGTGGAGGAGGCCTTCTACTACATCCACAACCTTGTGGTGGCCTGTGAAATCCAG GTTCGGACTCTGGCCAGCACAGGAGGACCGGACAACTTAGTCCTGCTGGACCCTGGGAAGTACAAAGCCAAGTCCCGTTCTCCAGGGTCCCCTGCAGGGGAAGGCCCTGCACTGTCTCCTCAGTGGCAGATGGGCGAGCAGGAGTTTGAGGCCCTCATGCGGATGCTGGACAACCTG GGCTACAGAACCGGCTATCCTTACCGATACCCTGCTCTGAGAGAGAAATCTAAGAAGCACAGCGACGAGGAAGGCCCTGCCAGTGCCCCGGGTCACTCCTTTGCTAGCGATGGCGACTCGGGCACTTGCTCCCCCCTCAGACACAGTTTTCAGAAGCAGCAGCGGGAGAAGACGaagtggctgagctctggccgggcTGATGGGGCCTCTGAGGAAGGGCAGAGCAGGAGCAGTCCCAAGTCGAAGACTAAG TGGACTAAAGAGGATGGGCATAGAACCTCCACCTCTGCTGTCCCTAACCTGTTTGTTCCATTGAACACGAACCCCAAGGAGGTCCAGGAGATGAGGAACAAG ATCCGAGAGCAAAACTTACAGGACATCAAGACAGCTGGCCCTCAGTCCCAGGTCTTGTGTGGCGTGCTGATGGACAGGAGCCTTGTCCAG GGGGAGCTGGTGACAGCCTCCAAGGCCATTATCGAGAAGGAGTACCAGCCCCACGTCATCGTGAGCACCACAGGCCCCAACCCCTTCAACGCGCTCACGGACCGTGAGCTGGAGGAGTACCGCAAGGAGGTGGAGCGCAAGCAGAAGGGCTGCTCGGGAG ACAACCTGGAGGAGACCAGGGAGCCGGAGGAAACATGCCCTCCCGACCAGGCTGTGCCCCCCCACACGCCCCCCAGCACCCCCGTCAAGCTTGAAGAAG GAGGCGGACGCGCTAGGGAGTACCTGCTGCCCTAG
- the ADD1 gene encoding alpha-adducin isoform X7 translates to MNGDTRAAVVTSPPPTTAPHKERYFDRVDENSPEYLRERNMAPDLRQDFNMMEQKKRVSMILQSPAFCEELESMIQEQFKKGKNPTGLLALQQIADFMTTNVPNVYPAAPQGGMAALNMSLGMVTPVNDLRGSDSIAYDKGEKLLRCKLAAFYRLADLFGWSQLIYNHITTRVSSEQEHFLIVPFGLLYSEVTASSLVKVNLQGDIVDRGSTNLGVNQAGFTLHSAIYAARPDVRCIVHTHTPAGAAVSAMKCGLLPISPEALSLGEVAYHDYHGILVDEEEKVLIQKNLGPKSKVLILRNHGLVSVGESVEEAFYYIHNLVVACEIQVRTLASTGGPDNLVLLDPGKYKAKSRSPGSPAGEGPALSPQWQMGEQEFEALMRMLDNLGYRTGYPYRYPALREKSKKHSDEEGPASAPGHSFASDGDSGTCSPLRHSFQKQQREKTKWLSSGRADGASEEGQSRSSPKSKTKVWTNITHDHVTPLLQSLSSGVCVPSCITNCLWTKEDGHRTSTSAVPNLFVPLNTNPKEVQEMRNKIREQNLQDIKTAGPQSQVLCGVLMDRSLVQGELVTASKAIIEKEYQPHVIVSTTGPNPFNALTDRELEEYRKEVERKQKGCSGDNLEETREPEETCPPDQAVPPHTPPSTPVKLEEGGGRAREYLLP, encoded by the exons ATGAATGGTGATACCCGGGCCGCGGTGGTGACCTCGCCACCCCCGACCACGGCCCCTCACAAGGAGAGGTACTTCGACAGAGTGGATGAGAACAGTCCAGAATACCTGCGGGAGAGGAACATGGCGCCCGACCTCCGCCAGGACTTCAACATGATGGAGCAGAAGAAGAGAGTGTCCATGATCCTGCAGAGCCCT GCGTTCTGTGAAGAACTGGAGTCCATGATACAAGAGCAGTTTAAGAAGGGGAAGAATCCTACGGGCCTGCTGGCTTTACAGCAAATCGCAGACTTCATGACCACGAACGTCCCCAACGTGTACCCAGCGGCGCCGCAAGGAGGGATGGCCGCCTTAAACATGA GTCTTGGTATGGTGACCCCGGTGAATGACCTCAGAGGCTCGGATTCGATCGCATACGACAAAGGGGAGAAGCTGCTTCGCTGCAAGCTGGCCGCCTTCTACCGCCTGGCCGACCTCTTTGGGTGGTCCCAGCTCATCTACAACCACATCACC ACGAGAGTGAGCTCTGAGCAGGAACACTTCCTCATCGTGCCTTTTGGACTCCTTTACAGTGAGGTGACGGCGTCCAGCTTG gtCAAGGTCAATCTCCAAGGTGACATTGTGGACCGTGGAAGCACTAACCTAGGCGTGAACCAGGCCGGGTTCACACTGCACTCGGCGATTTACGCTGCACGGCCAGACGTGAGGTGCATTGTGCACACCCACACGCCCGCGGGCGCCGCG GTGTCTGCCATGAAGTGCGGCCTCTTGCCCATCTCCCCGGAGGCACTTTCCCTTGGCGAAGTGGCTTACCATGACTACCACGGCATCCTGGTGGATGAGGAGGAGAAGGTCTTGATTCAGAAGAACCTGGGGCCTAAGAGCAAG GTTCTCATTCTCCGCAACCATGGGCTCGTGTCTGTGGGAGAGAGCGTGGAGGAGGCCTTCTACTACATCCACAACCTTGTGGTGGCCTGTGAAATCCAG GTTCGGACTCTGGCCAGCACAGGAGGACCGGACAACTTAGTCCTGCTGGACCCTGGGAAGTACAAAGCCAAGTCCCGTTCTCCAGGGTCCCCTGCAGGGGAAGGCCCTGCACTGTCTCCTCAGTGGCAGATGGGCGAGCAGGAGTTTGAGGCCCTCATGCGGATGCTGGACAACCTG GGCTACAGAACCGGCTATCCTTACCGATACCCTGCTCTGAGAGAGAAATCTAAGAAGCACAGCGACGAGGAAGGCCCTGCCAGTGCCCCGGGTCACTCCTTTGCTAGCGATGGCGACTCGGGCACTTGCTCCCCCCTCAGACACAGTTTTCAGAAGCAGCAGCGGGAGAAGACGaagtggctgagctctggccgggcTGATGGGGCCTCTGAGGAAGGGCAGAGCAGGAGCAGTCCCAAGTCGAAGACTAAGGTGTGGACGAACATTACACACGATCACGTGACACCCTTGCTGCAGTCTCTCTCGTCCGGTGTCTGCGTGCCAAGCTGTATTACCAACTGCTTG TGGACTAAAGAGGATGGGCATAGAACCTCCACCTCTGCTGTCCCTAACCTGTTTGTTCCATTGAACACGAACCCCAAGGAGGTCCAGGAGATGAGGAACAAG ATCCGAGAGCAAAACTTACAGGACATCAAGACAGCTGGCCCTCAGTCCCAGGTCTTGTGTGGCGTGCTGATGGACAGGAGCCTTGTCCAG GGGGAGCTGGTGACAGCCTCCAAGGCCATTATCGAGAAGGAGTACCAGCCCCACGTCATCGTGAGCACCACAGGCCCCAACCCCTTCAACGCGCTCACGGACCGTGAGCTGGAGGAGTACCGCAAGGAGGTGGAGCGCAAGCAGAAGGGCTGCTCGGGAG ACAACCTGGAGGAGACCAGGGAGCCGGAGGAAACATGCCCTCCCGACCAGGCTGTGCCCCCCCACACGCCCCCCAGCACCCCCGTCAAGCTTGAAGAAG GAGGCGGACGCGCTAGGGAGTACCTGCTGCCCTA A
- the ADD1 gene encoding alpha-adducin isoform X4, translated as MNGDTRAAVVTSPPPTTAPHKERYFDRVDENSPEYLRERNMAPDLRQDFNMMEQKKRVSMILQSPAFCEELESMIQEQFKKGKNPTGLLALQQIADFMTTNVPNVYPAAPQGGMAALNMSLGMVTPVNDLRGSDSIAYDKGEKLLRCKLAAFYRLADLFGWSQLIYNHITTRVSSEQEHFLIVPFGLLYSEVTASSLVKVNLQGDIVDRGSTNLGVNQAGFTLHSAIYAARPDVRCIVHTHTPAGAAVSAMKCGLLPISPEALSLGEVAYHDYHGILVDEEEKVLIQKNLGPKSKVLILRNHGLVSVGESVEEAFYYIHNLVVACEIQVRTLASTGGPDNLVLLDPGKYKAKSRSPGSPAGEGPALSPQWQMGEQEFEALMRMLDNLGYRTGYPYRYPALREKSKKHSDEEGPASAPGHSFASDGDSGTCSPLRHSFQKQQREKTKWLSSGRADGASEEGQSRSSPKSKTKWTKEDGHRTSTSAVPNLFVPLNTNPKEVQEMRNKIREQNLQDIKTAGPQSQVLCGVLMDRSLVQGELVTASKAIIEKEYQPHVIVSTTGPNPFNALTDRELEEYRKEVERKQKGCSGDNLEETREPEETCPPDQAVPPHTPPSTPVKLEEDAPQEPVSPTGDDSEATTLRPTLPDLSPDEPEPAAVPAKEEEEAIQHPPGPPQLPAETTPEADPGPTAEEAASAGSEAVAPGDPGSDGSPGKSPSKKKKKFRTPSFLKKSKKKGDP; from the exons ATGAATGGTGATACCCGGGCCGCGGTGGTGACCTCGCCACCCCCGACCACGGCCCCTCACAAGGAGAGGTACTTCGACAGAGTGGATGAGAACAGTCCAGAATACCTGCGGGAGAGGAACATGGCGCCCGACCTCCGCCAGGACTTCAACATGATGGAGCAGAAGAAGAGAGTGTCCATGATCCTGCAGAGCCCT GCGTTCTGTGAAGAACTGGAGTCCATGATACAAGAGCAGTTTAAGAAGGGGAAGAATCCTACGGGCCTGCTGGCTTTACAGCAAATCGCAGACTTCATGACCACGAACGTCCCCAACGTGTACCCAGCGGCGCCGCAAGGAGGGATGGCCGCCTTAAACATGA GTCTTGGTATGGTGACCCCGGTGAATGACCTCAGAGGCTCGGATTCGATCGCATACGACAAAGGGGAGAAGCTGCTTCGCTGCAAGCTGGCCGCCTTCTACCGCCTGGCCGACCTCTTTGGGTGGTCCCAGCTCATCTACAACCACATCACC ACGAGAGTGAGCTCTGAGCAGGAACACTTCCTCATCGTGCCTTTTGGACTCCTTTACAGTGAGGTGACGGCGTCCAGCTTG gtCAAGGTCAATCTCCAAGGTGACATTGTGGACCGTGGAAGCACTAACCTAGGCGTGAACCAGGCCGGGTTCACACTGCACTCGGCGATTTACGCTGCACGGCCAGACGTGAGGTGCATTGTGCACACCCACACGCCCGCGGGCGCCGCG GTGTCTGCCATGAAGTGCGGCCTCTTGCCCATCTCCCCGGAGGCACTTTCCCTTGGCGAAGTGGCTTACCATGACTACCACGGCATCCTGGTGGATGAGGAGGAGAAGGTCTTGATTCAGAAGAACCTGGGGCCTAAGAGCAAG GTTCTCATTCTCCGCAACCATGGGCTCGTGTCTGTGGGAGAGAGCGTGGAGGAGGCCTTCTACTACATCCACAACCTTGTGGTGGCCTGTGAAATCCAG GTTCGGACTCTGGCCAGCACAGGAGGACCGGACAACTTAGTCCTGCTGGACCCTGGGAAGTACAAAGCCAAGTCCCGTTCTCCAGGGTCCCCTGCAGGGGAAGGCCCTGCACTGTCTCCTCAGTGGCAGATGGGCGAGCAGGAGTTTGAGGCCCTCATGCGGATGCTGGACAACCTG GGCTACAGAACCGGCTATCCTTACCGATACCCTGCTCTGAGAGAGAAATCTAAGAAGCACAGCGACGAGGAAGGCCCTGCCAGTGCCCCGGGTCACTCCTTTGCTAGCGATGGCGACTCGGGCACTTGCTCCCCCCTCAGACACAGTTTTCAGAAGCAGCAGCGGGAGAAGACGaagtggctgagctctggccgggcTGATGGGGCCTCTGAGGAAGGGCAGAGCAGGAGCAGTCCCAAGTCGAAGACTAAG TGGACTAAAGAGGATGGGCATAGAACCTCCACCTCTGCTGTCCCTAACCTGTTTGTTCCATTGAACACGAACCCCAAGGAGGTCCAGGAGATGAGGAACAAG ATCCGAGAGCAAAACTTACAGGACATCAAGACAGCTGGCCCTCAGTCCCAGGTCTTGTGTGGCGTGCTGATGGACAGGAGCCTTGTCCAG GGGGAGCTGGTGACAGCCTCCAAGGCCATTATCGAGAAGGAGTACCAGCCCCACGTCATCGTGAGCACCACAGGCCCCAACCCCTTCAACGCGCTCACGGACCGTGAGCTGGAGGAGTACCGCAAGGAGGTGGAGCGCAAGCAGAAGGGCTGCTCGGGAG ACAACCTGGAGGAGACCAGGGAGCCGGAGGAAACATGCCCTCCCGACCAGGCTGTGCCCCCCCACACGCCCCCCAGCACCCCCGTCAAGCTTGAAGAAG ACGCCCCGCAGGagcctgtgtcacccacaggagaTGACAGTGAGGCCACCACCCTGCGGCCCACGCTCCCCGACCTGTCCCCCGACGAGCCTGAGCCTGCAGCAGTGCCagcaaaagaggaggaagaggcaatCCAGCACCCCCCAGGccccccccagctccctgcagagacCACCCCAGAGGCAGACCCAGGGCCCACAGCTGAAGAGGCCGCCTCCGCCGGCAGCGAGGCTGTGGCCCCCGGGGACCCTGGCAGCGACGGGTCTCCTGGCAAGTCTCCctccaagaagaagaagaagttccGTACCCCGTCCTTCCTGAAGAAGAGCAAGAAGAAGGGCGACCCCTGA
- the ADD1 gene encoding alpha-adducin isoform X5, with the protein MNGDTRAAVVTSPPPTTAPHKERYFDRVDENSPEYLRERNMAPDLRQDFNMMEQKKRVSMILQSPAFCEELESMIQEQFKKGKNPTGLLALQQIADFMTTNVPNVYPAAPQGGMAALNMSLGMVTPVNDLRGSDSIAYDKGEKLLRCKLAAFYRLADLFGWSQLIYNHITTRVSSEQEHFLIVPFGLLYSEVTASSLVKVNLQGDIVDRGSTNLGVNQAGFTLHSAIYAARPDVRCIVHTHTPAGAAVSAMKCGLLPISPEALSLGEVAYHDYHGILVDEEEKVLIQKNLGPKSKVLILRNHGLVSVGESVEEAFYYIHNLVVACEIQVRTLASTGGPDNLVLLDPGKYKAKSRSPGSPAGEGPALSPQWQMGEQEFEALMRMLDNLGYRTGYPYRYPALREKSKKHSDEEGPASAPGHSFASDGDSGTCSPLRHSFQKQQREKTKWLSSGRADGASEEGQSRSSPKSKTKVWTNITHDHVTPLLQSLSSGVCVPSCITNCLWTKEDGHRTSTSAVPNLFVPLNTNPKEVQEMRNKIREQNLQDIKTAGPQSQVLCGVLMDRSLVQDAPLSDCTETIEGLPLTEQTVSPARPLSVRKGELVTASKAIIEKEYQPHVIVSTTGPNPFNALTDRELEEYRKEVERKQKGCSGDNLEETREPEETCPPDQAVPPHTPPSTPVKLEEGGGRAREYLLP; encoded by the exons ATGAATGGTGATACCCGGGCCGCGGTGGTGACCTCGCCACCCCCGACCACGGCCCCTCACAAGGAGAGGTACTTCGACAGAGTGGATGAGAACAGTCCAGAATACCTGCGGGAGAGGAACATGGCGCCCGACCTCCGCCAGGACTTCAACATGATGGAGCAGAAGAAGAGAGTGTCCATGATCCTGCAGAGCCCT GCGTTCTGTGAAGAACTGGAGTCCATGATACAAGAGCAGTTTAAGAAGGGGAAGAATCCTACGGGCCTGCTGGCTTTACAGCAAATCGCAGACTTCATGACCACGAACGTCCCCAACGTGTACCCAGCGGCGCCGCAAGGAGGGATGGCCGCCTTAAACATGA GTCTTGGTATGGTGACCCCGGTGAATGACCTCAGAGGCTCGGATTCGATCGCATACGACAAAGGGGAGAAGCTGCTTCGCTGCAAGCTGGCCGCCTTCTACCGCCTGGCCGACCTCTTTGGGTGGTCCCAGCTCATCTACAACCACATCACC ACGAGAGTGAGCTCTGAGCAGGAACACTTCCTCATCGTGCCTTTTGGACTCCTTTACAGTGAGGTGACGGCGTCCAGCTTG gtCAAGGTCAATCTCCAAGGTGACATTGTGGACCGTGGAAGCACTAACCTAGGCGTGAACCAGGCCGGGTTCACACTGCACTCGGCGATTTACGCTGCACGGCCAGACGTGAGGTGCATTGTGCACACCCACACGCCCGCGGGCGCCGCG GTGTCTGCCATGAAGTGCGGCCTCTTGCCCATCTCCCCGGAGGCACTTTCCCTTGGCGAAGTGGCTTACCATGACTACCACGGCATCCTGGTGGATGAGGAGGAGAAGGTCTTGATTCAGAAGAACCTGGGGCCTAAGAGCAAG GTTCTCATTCTCCGCAACCATGGGCTCGTGTCTGTGGGAGAGAGCGTGGAGGAGGCCTTCTACTACATCCACAACCTTGTGGTGGCCTGTGAAATCCAG GTTCGGACTCTGGCCAGCACAGGAGGACCGGACAACTTAGTCCTGCTGGACCCTGGGAAGTACAAAGCCAAGTCCCGTTCTCCAGGGTCCCCTGCAGGGGAAGGCCCTGCACTGTCTCCTCAGTGGCAGATGGGCGAGCAGGAGTTTGAGGCCCTCATGCGGATGCTGGACAACCTG GGCTACAGAACCGGCTATCCTTACCGATACCCTGCTCTGAGAGAGAAATCTAAGAAGCACAGCGACGAGGAAGGCCCTGCCAGTGCCCCGGGTCACTCCTTTGCTAGCGATGGCGACTCGGGCACTTGCTCCCCCCTCAGACACAGTTTTCAGAAGCAGCAGCGGGAGAAGACGaagtggctgagctctggccgggcTGATGGGGCCTCTGAGGAAGGGCAGAGCAGGAGCAGTCCCAAGTCGAAGACTAAGGTGTGGACGAACATTACACACGATCACGTGACACCCTTGCTGCAGTCTCTCTCGTCCGGTGTCTGCGTGCCAAGCTGTATTACCAACTGCTTG TGGACTAAAGAGGATGGGCATAGAACCTCCACCTCTGCTGTCCCTAACCTGTTTGTTCCATTGAACACGAACCCCAAGGAGGTCCAGGAGATGAGGAACAAG ATCCGAGAGCAAAACTTACAGGACATCAAGACAGCTGGCCCTCAGTCCCAGGTCTTGTGTGGCGTGCTGATGGACAGGAGCCTTGTCCAG GATGCGCCCCTCTCTGACTGTACGGAGACCATCGAAGGGCTCCCACTCACAGAGCAGACTGTTAGCCCCGCTAGACCTCTCTCTGTTAGAAAG GGGGAGCTGGTGACAGCCTCCAAGGCCATTATCGAGAAGGAGTACCAGCCCCACGTCATCGTGAGCACCACAGGCCCCAACCCCTTCAACGCGCTCACGGACCGTGAGCTGGAGGAGTACCGCAAGGAGGTGGAGCGCAAGCAGAAGGGCTGCTCGGGAG ACAACCTGGAGGAGACCAGGGAGCCGGAGGAAACATGCCCTCCCGACCAGGCTGTGCCCCCCCACACGCCCCCCAGCACCCCCGTCAAGCTTGAAGAAG GAGGCGGACGCGCTAGGGAGTACCTGCTGCCCTA A
- the ADD1 gene encoding alpha-adducin isoform X8 — MNGDTRAAVVTSPPPTTAPHKERYFDRVDENSPEYLRERNMAPDLRQDFNMMEQKKRVSMILQSPAFCEELESMIQEQFKKGKNPTGLLALQQIADFMTTNVPNVYPAAPQGGMAALNMSLGMVTPVNDLRGSDSIAYDKGEKLLRCKLAAFYRLADLFGWSQLIYNHITTRVSSEQEHFLIVPFGLLYSEVTASSLVKVNLQGDIVDRGSTNLGVNQAGFTLHSAIYAARPDVRCIVHTHTPAGAAVSAMKCGLLPISPEALSLGEVAYHDYHGILVDEEEKVLIQKNLGPKSKVLILRNHGLVSVGESVEEAFYYIHNLVVACEIQVRTLASTGGPDNLVLLDPGKYKAKSRSPGSPAGEGPALSPQWQMGEQEFEALMRMLDNLGYRTGYPYRYPALREKSKKHSDEEGPASAPGHSFASDGDSGTCSPLRHSFQKQQREKTKWLSSGRADGASEEGQSRSSPKSKTKWTKEDGHRTSTSAVPNLFVPLNTNPKEVQEMRNKIREQNLQDIKTAGPQSQVLCGVLMDRSLVQDAPLSDCTETIEGLPLTEQTVSPARPLSVRKGELVTASKAIIEKEYQPHVIVSTTGPNPFNALTDRELEEYRKEVERKQKGCSGDNLEETREPEETCPPDQAVPPHTPPSTPVKLEEGGGRAREYLLP; from the exons ATGAATGGTGATACCCGGGCCGCGGTGGTGACCTCGCCACCCCCGACCACGGCCCCTCACAAGGAGAGGTACTTCGACAGAGTGGATGAGAACAGTCCAGAATACCTGCGGGAGAGGAACATGGCGCCCGACCTCCGCCAGGACTTCAACATGATGGAGCAGAAGAAGAGAGTGTCCATGATCCTGCAGAGCCCT GCGTTCTGTGAAGAACTGGAGTCCATGATACAAGAGCAGTTTAAGAAGGGGAAGAATCCTACGGGCCTGCTGGCTTTACAGCAAATCGCAGACTTCATGACCACGAACGTCCCCAACGTGTACCCAGCGGCGCCGCAAGGAGGGATGGCCGCCTTAAACATGA GTCTTGGTATGGTGACCCCGGTGAATGACCTCAGAGGCTCGGATTCGATCGCATACGACAAAGGGGAGAAGCTGCTTCGCTGCAAGCTGGCCGCCTTCTACCGCCTGGCCGACCTCTTTGGGTGGTCCCAGCTCATCTACAACCACATCACC ACGAGAGTGAGCTCTGAGCAGGAACACTTCCTCATCGTGCCTTTTGGACTCCTTTACAGTGAGGTGACGGCGTCCAGCTTG gtCAAGGTCAATCTCCAAGGTGACATTGTGGACCGTGGAAGCACTAACCTAGGCGTGAACCAGGCCGGGTTCACACTGCACTCGGCGATTTACGCTGCACGGCCAGACGTGAGGTGCATTGTGCACACCCACACGCCCGCGGGCGCCGCG GTGTCTGCCATGAAGTGCGGCCTCTTGCCCATCTCCCCGGAGGCACTTTCCCTTGGCGAAGTGGCTTACCATGACTACCACGGCATCCTGGTGGATGAGGAGGAGAAGGTCTTGATTCAGAAGAACCTGGGGCCTAAGAGCAAG GTTCTCATTCTCCGCAACCATGGGCTCGTGTCTGTGGGAGAGAGCGTGGAGGAGGCCTTCTACTACATCCACAACCTTGTGGTGGCCTGTGAAATCCAG GTTCGGACTCTGGCCAGCACAGGAGGACCGGACAACTTAGTCCTGCTGGACCCTGGGAAGTACAAAGCCAAGTCCCGTTCTCCAGGGTCCCCTGCAGGGGAAGGCCCTGCACTGTCTCCTCAGTGGCAGATGGGCGAGCAGGAGTTTGAGGCCCTCATGCGGATGCTGGACAACCTG GGCTACAGAACCGGCTATCCTTACCGATACCCTGCTCTGAGAGAGAAATCTAAGAAGCACAGCGACGAGGAAGGCCCTGCCAGTGCCCCGGGTCACTCCTTTGCTAGCGATGGCGACTCGGGCACTTGCTCCCCCCTCAGACACAGTTTTCAGAAGCAGCAGCGGGAGAAGACGaagtggctgagctctggccgggcTGATGGGGCCTCTGAGGAAGGGCAGAGCAGGAGCAGTCCCAAGTCGAAGACTAAG TGGACTAAAGAGGATGGGCATAGAACCTCCACCTCTGCTGTCCCTAACCTGTTTGTTCCATTGAACACGAACCCCAAGGAGGTCCAGGAGATGAGGAACAAG ATCCGAGAGCAAAACTTACAGGACATCAAGACAGCTGGCCCTCAGTCCCAGGTCTTGTGTGGCGTGCTGATGGACAGGAGCCTTGTCCAG GATGCGCCCCTCTCTGACTGTACGGAGACCATCGAAGGGCTCCCACTCACAGAGCAGACTGTTAGCCCCGCTAGACCTCTCTCTGTTAGAAAG GGGGAGCTGGTGACAGCCTCCAAGGCCATTATCGAGAAGGAGTACCAGCCCCACGTCATCGTGAGCACCACAGGCCCCAACCCCTTCAACGCGCTCACGGACCGTGAGCTGGAGGAGTACCGCAAGGAGGTGGAGCGCAAGCAGAAGGGCTGCTCGGGAG ACAACCTGGAGGAGACCAGGGAGCCGGAGGAAACATGCCCTCCCGACCAGGCTGTGCCCCCCCACACGCCCCCCAGCACCCCCGTCAAGCTTGAAGAAG GAGGCGGACGCGCTAGGGAGTACCTGCTGCCCTAG